From one Culex quinquefasciatus strain JHB chromosome 3, VPISU_Cqui_1.0_pri_paternal, whole genome shotgun sequence genomic stretch:
- the LOC119770404 gene encoding uncharacterized protein LOC119770404, protein MSLSRTAFQNSFLTPLVIRRSVKMIWSRVGVLAILLISLETIVCDQTPCDHRIKLSNCRNNELNYEVEMDGPFGDKYIVEQKVRRVPNERTLVSRMNGQRTQFRDWVGSVFPTWRPGPLRQFMNGGRQRSSRTAPGTSRRARANRLRRPRQGRTGSRRAARRNQRL, encoded by the exons ATGAGCCTTAGCAGAACGGCATTTCAGAACAGTTTTTTAACACCTCTCGTGATAAGAAGATCTGTCAAGATGATTTGGTCACGCGTTGGGGTTCTGGCGATTTTACTGATTTCTCTAGAGACGATTGTTTGTG ATCAAACTCCATGCGACCATCGGATCAAGCTGTCCAACTGTCGGAACAACGAACTCAACTACGAAGTCGAGATGGACGGACCGTTCGGTGACAAGTACATCGTAGAGCAAAAGGTGCGTCGGGTTCCGAACGAGCGCACTCTGGTCAGCCGGATGAACGGCCAGCGGACGCAGTTCCGGGACTGGGTTGGGTCGGTCTTTCCCACCTGGAGACCCGGCCCACTGCGGCAGTTTATGAACGGCGGACGGCAGCGCTCGTCACGAACGGCCCCTGGAACGAGCCGCAGAGCGCGGGCCAATCGGCTGAGACGGCCACGCCAGGGTAGGACCGGATCGCGACGGGCCGCAAGGAGGAATCAACGCCTTTGA
- the LOC6045673 gene encoding uncharacterized protein LOC6045673 isoform X2, which translates to MQKLYGKLVTVWSALVLIIVAMAVLAEEVDSAAMFDQNSAHFKAQQKSCSNLCGFCPSCNGFYCGEECICECRQEATEHVQCINKIRENSDKLGLIYDVLIQLPKSTTRFARSAGGKHLDPSEEATFRKVMELAQLPVWLTKVPLQARIHFGGASPGLGKRARSPLGQRRHRTMGESRASRWS; encoded by the exons ATGCAGAAACTGTACGGGAAGCTGGTAACGGTATGGTCGGCGCTGGTGCTGATCATCGTCGCGATGGCGGTCCTGGCTGAAG AGGTTGACTCGGCGGCCATGTTTGACCAGAACAGTGCCCACTTTAAGGCCCAGCAAAAGTCGTGCAGTAACCTGTGCGGGTTCTGTCCGTCCTGCAACGGGTTCTACTGCGGGGAAGAGTGCATCTGCGAGTGCCGTCAGGAAGCAACCGAGC ACGTCCAGTGCATCAACAAGATCCGCGAGAACAGCGACAAGCTCGGCCTAATCTACGACGTGCTGATCCAGCTGCCTAAGAGCACGACCCGGTTCGCCCGGAGTGCCGGCGGCAAGCATCTGGACCCCAGCGAAGAGGCCACTTTCCGCAAG GTCATGGAGCTGGCCCAGCTGCCCGTGTGGCTCACCAAGGTGCCGCTGCAGGCCCGGATCCACTTTGGCGGGGCGAGTCCCGGGCTCGGCAAGCGGGCACGGAGCCCGTTAGGCCAGCGGCGCCACCGTACGATGGGCGAGTCGCGAGCATCGAGGTGGAGCTAG
- the LOC6045674 gene encoding uncharacterized protein LOC6045674 — protein MMKYLASLLVLGLFVVFTASLAESNLRESLVRELNSTIGGNDLQKNVSCLVLCDYCGCDGSFAGDECICDCINDGDKHIKCLEELKNTEKQYEFEELQESVEQLLAGAVRVRRDISNGDLLDGDSSMLDRGTASKASRKNKRKKFNRRQRGRRFLQRNGSN, from the exons ATGATGAAGTACCTGGCATCGCTGTTGGTCCTCGGACTGTTTGTGGTGTTTACAGCCAGTCTGGCCGAAAGTAACCTGCGGGAATCGCTCGTAAGGGAGCTCAACTCCACCATCGGAGGTAATGATCTGCAGAAGAACGTGTCCTGCCTGGTGTTGTGCGACTACTGTGGCTGCGACGGAAGCTTCGCCGGGGACGAGTGCATCTGCGACTGCATCAACGACGGAGATAAAC ATATCAAATGCCTCGAGGAGCTGAAAAACACCGAAAAACAGTACGAGTTCGAGGAGTTGCAAGAATCGGTGGAGCAGTTGCTGGCCGGTGCGGTGAGGGTTCGGCGGGATATCTCCAACGGTGATCTGCTGGACGGGGACTCGTCAATGCTCGACAGAGGGACGGCCTCGAAGGCTTCGCGGAAAAACAAGCGCAAGAAGTTCAACCGAAGGCAGCGTGGACGGCGCTTCCTGCAGCGGAACGGAAGCAACTGA
- the LOC6045673 gene encoding uncharacterized protein LOC6045673 isoform X1: MQKLYGKLVTVWSALVLIIVAMAVLAEEVDSAAMFDQNSAHFKAQQKSCSNLCGFCPSCNGFYCGEECICECRQEATEHVQCINKIRENSDKLGLIYDVLIQLPKSTTRFARSAGGKHLDPSEEATFRKVLFSNFDPKTVTETSTTTTHGPPLTGHGAGPAARVAHQGAAAGPDPLWRGESRARQAGTEPVRPAAPPYDGRVASIEVELAFGRREVRS; the protein is encoded by the exons ATGCAGAAACTGTACGGGAAGCTGGTAACGGTATGGTCGGCGCTGGTGCTGATCATCGTCGCGATGGCGGTCCTGGCTGAAG AGGTTGACTCGGCGGCCATGTTTGACCAGAACAGTGCCCACTTTAAGGCCCAGCAAAAGTCGTGCAGTAACCTGTGCGGGTTCTGTCCGTCCTGCAACGGGTTCTACTGCGGGGAAGAGTGCATCTGCGAGTGCCGTCAGGAAGCAACCGAGC ACGTCCAGTGCATCAACAAGATCCGCGAGAACAGCGACAAGCTCGGCCTAATCTACGACGTGCTGATCCAGCTGCCTAAGAGCACGACCCGGTTCGCCCGGAGTGCCGGCGGCAAGCATCTGGACCCCAGCGAAGAGGCCACTTTCCGCAAGGTACTGTTTTCAAACTTTGACCCCAAGACCGTGACTGAGACGTCAACCACCACAACCCACGGGCCTCCTTTGACAGGTCATGGAGCTGGCCCAGCTGCCCGTGTGGCTCACCAAGGTGCCGCTGCAGGCCCGGATCCACTTTGGCGGGGCGAGTCCCGGGCTCGGCAAGCGGGCACGGAGCCCGTTAGGCCAGCGGCGCCACCGTACGATGGGCGAGTCGCGAGCATCGAGGTGGAGCTAGCGTTTGGACGGCGGGAGGTGCGGTCGTAG
- the LOC119769246 gene encoding uncharacterized protein LOC119769246, whose translation MEGRCPVTRAALTAIVIVCWASLTSCYKLELEDAVKNDMRNLTCESYCTHCNCSGTFLEQENKCVCSCDDQTPTDPTCLAEIEGMRDLIGLNYAIEVRPEAPEQHVRVSRQTNSRRRTRNRRQRTGARRSRGRRPPRSRSRRGRRPGRPNLVGAPAPTPAPAEVVAAPAPVQ comes from the coding sequence ATGGAAGGAAGGTGTCCGGTTACCCGCGCGGCTTTGACCGCGATCGTCATCGTCTGCTGGGCAAGTCTTACCAGCTGTTACAAGTTGGAGCTGGAAGATGCGGTGAAGAATGACATGCGGAACCTGACCTGTGAGTCGTACTGCACCCACTGCAACTGTTCGGGAACCTTCCTGGAGCAGGAAAACAAGTGCGTTTGCAGCTGCGACGATCAAACCCCAACGGATCCCACCTGCCTGGCCGAAATCGAAGGGATGCGTGACCTAATCGGGCTGAACTACGCAATAGAGGTGCGACCAGAAGCTCCGGAACAACACGTGCGAGTTTCGCGGCAAACCAACAGTCGTCGTAGGACGCGGAACCGACGTCAGCGAACGGGGGCAAGGAGATCGCGTGGCCGTAGACCGCCTCGATCGCGGTCGCGACGTGGTCGCAGACCGGGAAGGCCGAATCTGGTTGGAGCACCGGCACCGACGCCAGCGCCTGCAGAAGTGGTAGCGGCACCGGCACCAGTGCAGTGA
- the LOC119769245 gene encoding uncharacterized protein LOC119769245, whose protein sequence is MSYLEPDQEHLPGIPKKSPQLPPANAHLATAQLRPDELATSVSFSKEDEVIGNYRFRRFISQPETSTSLPELTTNGQLLQTCPDDGRQRDHPVLYIAVALQNEGRVVAAQRNVHP, encoded by the exons ATGTCGTACTTGGAACCTGATCAAGAACATCTACCTGGAATACCGAAGAAGtcaccg CAACTCCCGCCCGCAAACGCTCATCTCGCGACGGCGCAGCTTCGGCCGGATGAACTGGCAACATCTGTGTCATTCTCGAAGGAGGACGAAGTGATAGGGAACTATCGGTTCAGGCGCTTCATTTCCCAGCCGGAAACGTCGACTTCCCTTCCCGAATTAACAACcaatggccaactcctccaaACCTGTCCAGATGATGGCCGGCAACGAGACCACCCTGTTCTCTACATCGCTGTCGCGCTTCAAAATGAAGGCCGCGTTGTTGCTGCCCAAAGAAACGTCCATCCTTAA